The nucleotide window GATCttctttaatttaaaaaataaaaaaaagattttatttaattatttgaaaaaaattatcaaatttttgtttttcataaaAATTTTATTAAATATTGATGTTGTACCAAATTGGATAAAAGAATTAGAACTAAGTGATTGACATGATATTTTCAATAAATGTTAATGACCAAAATAATTCTACAAAAACAAATGTATAAAGTGTAGACTGAATCAAAATACAGTGATTAGGGTTCGAGTCCCAACTCTCACAAGTTTGTGGCCAGCAAGTTTGAGGGGCTTTCGGGTTCGTGCGCTTGCGGAGGGAGATTAGTCTGGTTTTGCAAGGATACTCTCATGGACCTTGGTCCGAATACTGACGACCTGCCCCAATGCAAGGGTCAGACCGAACGGGCTTGTAATGGACTTAAGGCCTAAGTGTCAAATGATGACCCCCAGTACAAGACAATTGAGAACTATATTGTCGTAGTAAGTAACTCTTTTGATCAAGGAATCTGAAGaaaatgtttatttttcttttcagattGTGTAAAATATAGacatgaaaaattgaaaatcaactaAATGAACCCTTAAAATTGCCGTACGATTTTAAATGCAATCTTCTCCATAGAAAATACATTGAACCCAAACATTAAAGTATGATTTTCCAAGTCTTTTAAGTCATCGCctcttaaaaaaagaaaaagaaagatgatgtccaagtcaaaaaagaaaaagtgaaagCTGGCACCAAGAAACAATCATATAGGTGTAAGCTGCTTGGCAAGTGCGTACACTAAAACAAGTTGCAAGGAAAGATAACATTAATTAATGATAGAGGTTCTCACATTCACATTGCAGCTGGCGCTGAGAATCTATCTACTTGAGAGTTGAGATCTAGGAAGGCAAGTTTCAACAGATCGAGCAAAGCAAAGATGGCTTCTTTGACCActagttcttcatcttcttctctcccaCTTTCTTCTACTGATCACCAAAATCACTACACATACGAGGTGTTCCTGAGTTTTCGAGGCGAGGATACGCGCTTTAATTTTACAGATCATTTGCACACTGCTTTGTGTCAGAGGGGAATTGAGAACTTCAGAGATGATGGGCTcagaagaggagaagaaatatcatCGGCTCTTCTCAAAGCAATTGAGGAATCGAGAGTTTCAATCATCGTCTTCTCTCAAAACTATGCTTCGTCAAGGTGGTGCTTAGATGAACTGGTCAAGATACTTGACTGCAGAAAATCAAGAGGACATGAGGTTAGATCGATTTTCTATAAGGTGGATCCCTCAGATGTCCGACACCAAAGAGGTGCTTTCGGTGAGGCATTTTATGCGCTTGATCAATGCAAATACAAGGATAGCATGGACAAATGGAAGGCAGCTCTCAAGGAAGCAGCAGATTTGTCTGGATGGCCTTTCAAGGATGGCGAGTATGTCTTTAACCCCTCCACTAGCTATTtaatcaaaatatatttttgaagTATTTGATTTCGTATATATGCTTTTAAATTCTAGGTACGAGTCTAAATTTATCGACAAAATTGTTGGGGAGTTGTCTGCCCAAGTGATAAACCCTTCATGTGAGTTGCAAGTAGCTGCAAATCCTATTGGAATAGAATCTTGTAGACAAGATGTCAATAGACTTTTACACACCGAGGAAAATATTGTTCGCATGGTAGGCATATGGGGGCCTGGTGGAATAGGAAAGACCACAATTGCAAAAGATGTGTTTAATTCAATTCACCATAAGTTTGCTGGTAGTTGTTTCTTGGCAGATGTTAGATCAAATTACCTAACTCAATTGCAAGAGAGGCTTTTGTTTGATATTTTAAGGGACCCAGCTTTGAAGGTGAATAGTGTTGATCAGGGAGTCAGTTTAATAAAGACAATGATGCGACATAAAAAAATTCTCTtaatccttgatgatgtgtctCATTCCAACCAATTGCAGAACTTAATTCCATGCCCAAATTGTTTTGGGCCGGGCAGTAGAATTCtcataacaacaagagataaaCGTTGGCTAATTGCTCATCAAGTTGATGAAGTATACGAGGTCAAAATGTTAGATTATGATCAAGCTTTGGTGTTGTTTAGCTTGAATGCATTCAAAATAAATGGACCTCCAAGTGATTATCTGGAACTTGCACGACGTGCTATATGTTATGCCCAAGGCCTTCCATTAGCTTTGATTGTTTTAGGGTCTCATCTATTTCGTAGAAGCAGGGAGGAGTGGGAAGCTACATTAGATAGTTGTAGagaagatccccatagagagaTAAGAAACGTTCTCAAAATAAGTTATGATGCTCTGGGAGTAGATTTGAAAGGATATTTTCTTGATATTGCTTGTTTCTTTAAAGGTATGCATATAAACCATGTGAAACCAATACTAGAAGCTTGCTACGACCTCAAATCAGTGATTGGTATTAAACAACTCCAAGAAAAGGCCTTAATAAGAATTGACAGAGATAATGAGATTTGGATGCATGACTTGATAGAAGAAATGGGTAAAGACATAGTGTATCAAGAGTCACCTGGTGAGCCCGGGGAACGCAGCAGAGTATGGAGCAAAGAAGATGTCGACCACGTTCTAACATATAATACAGTAAGTATATTAATGATGTTCTGTGTTTTTCAGAAAGCATTTTATATTGAATATAATTTCTTATTGAAACCTTGAAGAATGTTGTATTGAAACAGTACTTGTGCTTACAATAGAAATTgctatgtcttttttttttttttggtcggaaTAGAAATTGCAACTATAAATGTTGCTAAGTTAGTATGATTGCTTTCTTTTAATGTAGGGCACAAATAAAATTATAGGCATCCAGGCCCGGGTCTTCTGGCGATCTTTTAAGATATCTTTGAATGCTAAAAGCTTCTCAGGGATGAAGAATCTTAGATATATTTCTATGAGCGAAATGATGGAGTATGAATTCTTTTCTGGAGACATTGATTATCTCTCCAACCAATTGAGATGGCTTGATTGGTCTAAATGTCCGTTGCAATCCTTTCCATCTAATTTTCATGCAAACAAACTTGTAAATCTCGATATTTCTGAAAGTTGCGGCATCACACGGCTATGGGAGGGACGTAAGGTACTTTAATCTAATAATCCATTTTATTTCAAgacttttttaattaaaaataaataatagatAACTATGCTGTAAATTATTGGCTCCACTTGGTTGAtcatttcctttttgttttgccATACAGAATTTTTCAAGGCTAACATGTATGAATTTAAGGGGTTGTGATTCCATAACAGAACTCCCAGACTTTAGTGGAATCCCCAACTTGAAGGAGTTGAATCTATGTGAATGTCGCAATTTAGTCGGGGTTCCGGATTCCGTTGGATTCCTTCCTAACCTTGTCATCTTGAATGTTGACCGCTGCTTTGACCTTATTATGTTTCCAAGAAAAATCAACTGGAAATATGCAGAAACTATTTCTATCCGCTCTCGCAAGCTTGAGGAATTTTCAAAAGTCGgaaaagagatgagttccttgagAATTTTGGATATATCAGACACTTGCATTAAAGAATTGGATGAGTCAATTGGAAATCTCATTGGGCTTGAATGGTTGGATCTTTTTAATTGCAAAAATCTTACAACTCTACCGTGCAGCATTTATGGATTGCAAAATTTAAAGAGGTTTGAGCTTACTAACTGCTCGAAACTTGTCAGCTTTCCAACAAATACCAAAATTTTGAATGTTGATGGTTGCTCACTATCACTTCCCAAGCTACAGATCTTCGATATCGGAGGATGCAGTTTATTATCAGATTGTGATTTCCTGATGACTCTTGATTGCTGGGAAACATTAAAGTGGCTTAATCTGTCAAGAAACAATTTTGTTAGTCTTCCTGCTTGCATCACCAAATTTGTCAACTTGGGGTGGCTTGACTTGCGGGATTGCAAGAGACTCCGAGAAATTCTGGAGCTTCCGCCATACGTTAGGCCAGACATAAGTGGTTGTGAATCACTGAGGAGATTCTCGAAATTGACAAATCCTGGAGCTGTGATAGAGGCGGAGTCGTCTTTGTGTTCCAAAACTCCAAAACGACACTGCACCGCGGAAGAGTTGTCTATGGAACCAACGCTAGTGATTCCTCCAAAACGACAACGTACCGGGCAAGCATCAATGGTTCATTTTGCTCATGAAATGGTTCTCCTCAATCCCCAATCCCCATGATCCCTGACCTGCACAGCTCCCATCACTCAACTAAGACCCGTAGCTGTCTTTGTCTCTGCAACCAACTCTAACATCCACTTCAACCAAAACTGATCAATCTGTAAGTTCATATTACATCTTCTTAGTATCTTTCTCTTTTCCGACTTTTCTAACTTCTGAATGTTGCTGGTATTGTATTGTATGCGAGGTTGTTTAAGAATAACAGTGTGTACTAAAAGTTCATATTTCAGAACACTGTTAGTAAAATCAATAAACATTGAAAAATAGCTCACTCTAATAGGGTCCTCTCGAAGACTGATTCTTCCTCTAAAGTTTTAGAAAAAGGTTGGAAGGACAGGATACCCACATTTTGAATACCCTATGCATTGAAGTCTCTGAGTATCTCAACTCTGCGACTCCAGCATTGTCTTGATTACATTAAGAATAATCTCTGTTGCATCCAATTGCATGAAGAAATTTTCTGATCCATGTCTGCTGCCAATTGAATTGCAACGATTGTTTTACCCTGCCAATTGAATTGCTGCCATTGTTTTAGTCTGCTTTTAGAGCAGACGGGCAGATCTATCTTGTTTGTTACTGCATTAGAATTTGAAAATGTAAATCATGTACAATTAACTCTGGCCTGTTTTGAGGTGCATTAAGGgcaagtttcccattttcagccTAGCAACTGTTACAGAAACAATGAACGAATTTTTGTGAATCCTTAAGAATGCAGTGATACTAGCAAATGGTATGAGAA belongs to Rosa chinensis cultivar Old Blush chromosome 4, RchiOBHm-V2, whole genome shotgun sequence and includes:
- the LOC112198624 gene encoding disease resistance protein RUN1; the protein is MASLTTSSSSSSLPLSSTDHQNHYTYEVFLSFRGEDTRFNFTDHLHTALCQRGIENFRDDGLRRGEEISSALLKAIEESRVSIIVFSQNYASSRWCLDELVKILDCRKSRGHEVRSIFYKVDPSDVRHQRGAFGEAFYALDQCKYKDSMDKWKAALKEAADLSGWPFKDGEYESKFIDKIVGELSAQVINPSCELQVAANPIGIESCRQDVNRLLHTEENIVRMVGIWGPGGIGKTTIAKDVFNSIHHKFAGSCFLADVRSNYLTQLQERLLFDILRDPALKVNSVDQGVSLIKTMMRHKKILLILDDVSHSNQLQNLIPCPNCFGPGSRILITTRDKRWLIAHQVDEVYEVKMLDYDQALVLFSLNAFKINGPPSDYLELARRAICYAQGLPLALIVLGSHLFRRSREEWEATLDSCREDPHREIRNVLKISYDALGVDLKGYFLDIACFFKGMHINHVKPILEACYDLKSVIGIKQLQEKALIRIDRDNEIWMHDLIEEMGKDIVYQESPGEPGERSRVWSKEDVDHVLTYNTGTNKIIGIQARVFWRSFKISLNAKSFSGMKNLRYISMSEMMEYEFFSGDIDYLSNQLRWLDWSKCPLQSFPSNFHANKLVNLDISESCGITRLWEGRKNFSRLTCMNLRGCDSITELPDFSGIPNLKELNLCECRNLVGVPDSVGFLPNLVILNVDRCFDLIMFPRKINWKYAETISIRSRKLEEFSKVGKEMSSLRILDISDTCIKELDESIGNLIGLEWLDLFNCKNLTTLPCSIYGLQNLKRFELTNCSKLVSFPTNTKILNVDGCSLSLPKLQIFDIGGCSLLSDCDFLMTLDCWETLKWLNLSRNNFVSLPACITKFVNLGWLDLRDCKRLREILELPPYVRPDISGCESLRRFSKLTNPGAVIEAESSLCSKTPKRHCTAEELSMEPTLVIPPKRQRTGQASMVHFAHEMVLLNPQSP